The proteins below are encoded in one region of Amorphus orientalis:
- the lptC gene encoding LPS export ABC transporter periplasmic protein LptC — protein sequence MTTTDMRFLEHDADAEAEDRIRARASARRHTRFVKTLRVLLPLGGMAIVALIFGTAIVKSFLPVGVGTLNVTSEGLEMNDPNLAGRLNDGRAYKVSAARAMQSFSDTSRITLTDLVATLKASEDQDITVNSRGGLFDTDDEWLTLSDGIVLTTTDGYRADLSSARLDFRNGSMVSDEPVAIGSEKFDLTANSLDVQEEGKVVRFVGDVHLTLHRGPETSSQ from the coding sequence ATGACGACGACCGATATGCGGTTTCTGGAGCACGATGCCGACGCGGAAGCGGAGGATCGCATCCGCGCGCGCGCTTCCGCGCGCCGGCATACACGCTTCGTCAAGACGCTCCGTGTCTTGCTGCCCCTCGGCGGCATGGCAATCGTCGCCCTGATTTTCGGGACCGCCATCGTGAAGTCGTTCCTCCCGGTGGGGGTCGGCACGCTCAACGTGACCAGCGAAGGCCTGGAGATGAACGACCCCAACCTCGCCGGACGGCTCAACGACGGACGCGCCTACAAGGTCAGCGCCGCCAGGGCCATGCAGAGCTTTTCCGACACCTCCCGCATCACGCTCACGGACCTCGTGGCCACCCTGAAGGCGAGCGAGGATCAGGACATCACCGTGAACAGCCGCGGCGGCCTGTTCGACACCGACGACGAGTGGCTCACGCTCTCCGACGGCATCGTCCTGACCACGACGGACGGCTACCGGGCCGATCTGTCGAGCGCTCGATTGGACTTCCGCAACGGCAGCATGGTCAGCGATGAGCCGGTCGCAATCGGATCGGAGAAGTTCGATCTGACCGCCAACAGCCTTGACGTCCAGGAAGAAGGCAAGGTCGTCCGCTTCGTCGGAGACGTCCACCTCACCCTCCACCGCGGACCGGAGACCAGCAGCCAATGA
- a CDS encoding ribonuclease D, which yields MTIRLHDQDLPEPLTAPSVAVDTETMGLNPVRDRLCLVQMSVGDGNAELVQIRQGQESAAHLTALMADPNVVKIFHYARFDMGTIYKTFGVMPAPVFCTKIASRLVRTYTDRHGLKDLARELAEVDISKQQQSSDWGADTLSDAQMAYAASDVLYLHRLKERLEVLLEREGRAEFAQACFEFLPTRVKLDLAGFAEDDLFAHS from the coding sequence ATGACCATCCGTCTGCACGACCAGGACCTGCCCGAGCCGCTCACGGCGCCGAGTGTCGCGGTCGACACGGAGACGATGGGCCTCAATCCGGTGCGCGACCGGCTCTGCCTGGTCCAGATGTCTGTGGGAGACGGCAACGCCGAGCTCGTCCAGATCCGGCAGGGACAGGAAAGCGCGGCCCACCTCACCGCGCTCATGGCCGATCCGAACGTGGTCAAGATCTTCCACTATGCGCGCTTCGACATGGGCACGATCTACAAGACCTTCGGCGTTATGCCGGCGCCGGTGTTCTGCACCAAGATCGCCTCCCGTCTCGTGCGCACCTACACCGACCGCCATGGCCTGAAGGACCTGGCCCGGGAACTGGCCGAGGTCGACATCTCCAAGCAGCAGCAGAGCTCCGACTGGGGCGCTGACACGCTCAGCGACGCCCAGATGGCCTACGCGGCGTCCGACGTCCTCTACCTCCACCGGCTCAAGGAGCGGCTCGAGGTGCTCCTGGAACGCGAAGGCCGCGCGGAATTCGCCCAGGCCTGTTTCGAGTTCCTGCCGACCCGCGTGAAGCTCGACCTGGCCGGCTTCGCCGAAGACGATCTGTTCGCGCATTCGTGA